From Saccharomycodes ludwigii strain NBRC 1722 chromosome IV, whole genome shotgun sequence, one genomic window encodes:
- the CDC10 gene encoding septin CDC10 (similar to Saccharomyces cerevisiae YCR002C | CDC10 | Cell Division Cycle): MSASASLTSNTTTTNNNSNNNNNPIPASLMAPIQPSSYVGFDSITTQIEHRLLKKGFQFNIMVVGHSGLGKSTLINTLFASHLIDSSTGLDITREPIKKTTDIVVSNHTLVEDRVRLNINVIDTPGFGDQINNSKAWEPIVKYIKEQYSQYLRKELTAQREKRIKDTRVHAVLYFIQPNCKGLTELDIAALRILTEIVNVIPVIAKSDTLTIEERHNFRKIIQHEFKSYRFKIYPFDDYYDDLTQEELELNENIRSVIPFAVVGSEKEVDINGKLVRGRKTRWGVINVEDMNQCEFIYLREFLIRTHLQDLIDTTASIHYETFRAKQLIALKENASVRNK; encoded by the coding sequence ATGTCAGCTTCAGCTTCATTAACTAGTAACACCACTaccaccaataataacagcaacaacaataataatccaATACCTGCTTCTTTGATGGCACCCATCCAACCGAGTTCATATGTTGGTTTTGATTCTATCACTACTCAAATCGAACATCGCTTATTGAAAAAGGGATTTCAATTTAATATCATGGTTGTTGGTCATTCTGGTTTGGGTAAAAGTACTTTGATCAATACGCTATTTGCATCACATTTAATAGATTCCTCGACAGGGTTGGATATCACTAGAGAACCTATCAAGAAAACTACAGACATAGTTGTTTCCAATCATACTTTAGTTGAAGATAGAGTTCGTTTAAATATCAATGTTATTGATACACCCGGGTTCGGAGATCAAATCAACAATAGTAAAGCTTGGGAACCTATagtaaaatatattaaagaaCAATATTCACAATATCTACGTAAAGAATTAACTGCTCAACGTGAAAAGAGAATAAAAGACACAAGAGTGCACGCAGTATTGTATTTTATCCAACCAAATTGCAAAGGCTTAACTGAGTTGGATATTGCAGCTTTGAGAATATTAACTGAAATTGTCAACGTTATACCAGTAATCGCCAAGAGCGACACTTTAACGATCGAGGAAAGGCATAACTTTAGAAAGATCATCCAACATGAATTTAAAAGCTACAggtttaaaatttatccatttgatgattattatgatgACTTGACACAAGAAGAACTAGAGCTGAACGAAAATATAAGAAGTGTCATCCCGTTTGCTGTTGTTGGCTCTGAAAAGGAGGTCGATATTAATGGCAAGTTAGTTAGAGGCAGAAAAACAAGATGGGGGGTAATTAATGTTGAAGATATGAACCAATGTGAATTTATCTATTTGAGAGAATTCTTAATAAGAACACATTTACAGGATTTGATTGACACCACTGCTTCTATCCATTATGAAACCTTCAGAGCCAAGCAATTGATTGCTTTGAAAGAGAATGCTAGTGTTCGTAATAAATAG
- the YCP4 gene encoding flavodoxin-like fold family protein (similar to Saccharomyces cerevisiae YCR004C | YCP4 | protein of unknown function), producing the protein MTSSPKIAIITYSMYGHINILAESIQKGIQDKGGIADIYRIEETLPLEILQQLHAPAPPEDLPVATVNILTKYDGFLFGIPTRFGTVPSQWSAFWDATGSLWSEGALYGKPAGMFVSTASPGGGQETTVRNSLSYLVHHGLIYVPMGYKTTFGDLANVNEVHGGSPWGSGTISCNDGSRLPSDLELRMAKTQGSDFYAIVLKLNSTTNSSDVKQEPKEKGKETKVTTTTSTSKKDSKTKHASATADKGKPNSPVNVAPEKSKTGLTKCCTIM; encoded by the coding sequence ATGACATCCTCTCCAAAAATTGCTATTATCACATATTCTATGTACGGTCACATCAATATATTGGCCGAGAGTATTCAAAAGGGAATCCAGGATAAGGGCGGTATTGCCGATATTTACAGAATTGAAGAAACCCTACCTTTAGAAATTCTGCAACAATTACATGCACCAGCTCCACCCGAAGATCTACCAGTGGCCACTGTGAACATATTAACTAAATATGATGGGTTCTTATTTGGTATTCCAACCAGGTTCGGTACTGTACCATCGCAATGGAGTGCATTTTGGGATGCGACCGGCTCTTTGTGGAGTGAAGGTGCCTTATACGGTAAACCGGCTGGTATGTTTGTTAGCACTGCCTCTCCAGGCGGTGGCCAAGAAACTACTGTTAGAAATTCCTTAAGTTATTTAGTCCATCATGGCTTGATCTATGTTCCAATGGGATATAAAACCACTTTTGGCGATTTGGCAAATGTTAACGAGGTACATGGTGGGTCTCCATGGGGAAGTGGTACTATTTCTTGTAATGATGGTAGTAGATTGCCAAGCGATTTGGAATTGAGAATGGCTAAAACTCAAGGTAGTGATTTTTATGCCATAGTTTTGAAGTTGaattcaacaacaaatagTTCTGATGTTAAACAGGAGCCAAAAGAGAAGGGGAAGGAAACAAAAgtgacaacaacaacatcaaCGAGCAAAAAAGATTCAAAAACGAAACATGCCTCTGCCACGGCTGACAAAGGGAAGCCTAACTCTCCGGTTAACGTTGCTCCAGAAAAATCAAAGACTGGTTTGACAAAATGCTGCACCATTATgtaa
- the MRPL32 gene encoding mitochondrial 54S ribosomal protein bL32m (similar to Saccharomyces cerevisiae YCR003W | MRPL32 | Mitochondrial Ribosomal Protein Large subunit): MCISHTTTMCCNNAIAVLKKQQQQPRNFFLLALRSILSLGGGGTISNNTIPLGKWAELVGFPAVNNDTNSESVTDFLTDNGILLAAPKKKVSHQKKRQKAIAPARKQLKFIHHLNNCPSCGHYKRANTICMYCFGSVRHLWKSFTRKELKEPIQEQELSDLDKKIIYPGRKETDYTKKLKDKDSYLERRMRTLPVEGKE; the protein is encoded by the coding sequence atgtGTATATCTCATACTACTACTATGTGTTGTAATAATGCCATTgctgttttgaaaaaacaacaacaacaaccaaggaatttttttcttttagcTTTAAGATCTATATTATCACTTGGTGGTGGGGGCACTATTTCCAACAATACCATTCCCTTGGGAAAATGGGCTGAATTGGTTGGTTTTCCCGCtgttaataatgatactaATTCTGAATCCGTAACAGATTTTCTAACTGATAATGGTATTTTATTGGCTGCTCCAAAAAAGAAGGTCTCCcatcaaaagaaaaggcAAAAGGCCATAGCACCAGCCAGAAAGCAATTGAAATTTATTCACCATCTAAATAATTGTCCAAGTTGTGGACATTACAAGAGGGCAAATACTATATGCATGTATTGCTTTGGTTCTGTCCGTCATTTGTGGAAATCATTCAcaagaaaagaattaaaagaacCTATTCAAGAACAAGAATTGAGTGatttggataaaaaaattatatatccTGGTAGGAAAGAGACCGACTATACaaagaaattgaaagaTAAAGATAGTTATTTAGAACGTCGTATGAGGACTTTACCTGTTGAAGGAAAGGAGTAA
- a CDS encoding uncharacterized protein (similar to Saccharomyces cerevisiae YER051W | JHD1 | JmjC domain-containing Histone Demethylase): MTVVREEQQRFQNATRPHNNNTTKKPKTIPSYRVNVFSTTSFPHPLGIKPSGNLLFSTGATDGVDQLKNRQELLKKNLGKLYNFPEELLIYFISNYINDPKTLLSLSHTSRILYAYTYDDELWRRLYVSEYIKLEATAPEKESINPYGITEWKGSWRKTLLKAPGGEEDEALIQCNGLVFSDLLYRPFQCSQVDFAKIFGKIIKFEMKQSELMTNLNPDFGISRFDEETFTSSLFFSKYINKPFILKSKTPGRWPLNTTIDSLSAKYPNVRFRQEAVNWDLSFYSKYFHNNKDESPLYLFDCNSVAMDTIRKTYTPPKIFQSDFLKLFNQQSHNCRPDHRWLIVGPAGSGSTFHKDPNNTAAWNTVLTGQKLWVMLPPHIKPPGVSTDIDENEVTSPIGICEWVLAGYYNDSVTLAMSNTNPGGTSNNPTINCLIGVTFPGECIYVPAGWWHTVINLTDSVALTENFLPEPIVPQTLNFFKNKQKQISGFHAKDFIKSLQGFLDVHGCDSEAKDTQNIIKLKNFLKENKDRLDTNEDCGVVSELQELGIPLYEFFVELIRNDPTYCKFLPQALKELNNIEIQEYNLKHGGVRNCRESKLWSELTSNGTDRSAKENSTDDKRAFSSGFSFNFKEEYED, from the coding sequence ATGACGGTTGTGAGAGAAGAGCAACAACGCTTTCAGAATGCGACTAGGCCccataataacaacactaCCAAAAAGCCAAAGACTATCCCGTCATATCGTGTAAATGTATTTTCCACAACTTCATTTCCTCATCCATTAGGTATCAAACCATCAGGGAACTTATTGTTTAGTACTGGAGCAACAGACGGTGTTGaccaattaaaaaatagacAGGAActgttaaagaaaaatctgggtaaattatataattttccCGAAGAATTActgatttattttatttccaattaCATAAATGACCCCAAGACTTTGTTAAGCTTAAGCCACACCTCAAGAATATTATACGCATATACCTACGATGATGAATTGTGGAGAAGGTTATACGTTAGTGAGTATATTAAACTAGAAGCTACTGCCCCCGAGAAGGAAAGTATTAATCCATATGGCATCACCGAATGGAAAGGTTCATGGAGAAAGACTTTGTTGAAAGCCCCAGGTGGTGAAGAAGACGAGGCCTTAATTCAATGTAATGGGCTAGTATTTTCTGATTTATTGTATAGGCCTTTCCAATGTTCTCAGGTGGATTTTGCCAAAATTTTtggtaaaataattaaatttgaaatgAAACAATCTGAATTAATGACTAATTTAAATCCGGATTTTGGTATTAGTAGATTTGACGAGGAAACTTTTACGAGctcactttttttttcaaaatatattaacaaaccctttattttgaaatccAAAACACCTGGCAGATGGCCACTGAATACAACGATAGATAGCTTAAGTGCGAAATACCCCAATGTTAGATTTCGTCAAGAAGCAGTGAATTGGGATTTATCCTTTTATTCAAAGTATTTCCATAACAACAAGGACGAATCACcactatatttatttgactGCAATAGTGTCGCAATGGATACCATTAGGAAAACTTATACGCCCCCCAAGATTTTTCAATCtgattttttgaaattgttcAACCAACAATCACACAATTGCAGACCTGATCACAGATGGTTAATTGTAGGACCTGCAGGTAGTGGATCTACATTCCATAAAGACCCCAACAACACAGCTGCCTGGAACACTGTGCTAACCGGACAAAAATTATGGGTTATGTTACCACCACATATTAAGCCTCCGGGAGTTTCTACTgatattgatgaaaatgaagtGACTTCACCAATTGGCATATGTGAATGGGTATTGGCAGGTTATTATAATGATTCGGTCACATTAGCTATGAGTAACACCAACCCTGGTGGTACATCAAATAACCCTACAATCAACTGTTTGATCGGAGTAACTTTTCCTGGTGAATGCATTTATGTGCCCGCTGGGTGGTGGCATACAGTTATAAATTTGACAGATTCGGTAGCATTGACTGAGAATTTTTTACCAGAACCAATCGTACCTCAAACcttgaattttttcaaaaacaagCAAAAGCAAATATCTGGATTCCATGCTAAGGATTTCATAAAATCATTGCAAGGCTTTTTAGATGTGCACGGTTGTGATTCTGAAGCCAAGGATACCcagaatattataaaactaaaaaactttttaaaggaaaataagGATAGACTGGATACCAATGAAGATTGTGGGGTAGTTTCAGAATTGCAAGAGCTGGGTATTCCTCTATAcgaattttttgttgaattaATTAGAAATGATCCTACATATTGTAAATTTCTACCCCAAGCCTTAAAGGAGTTGAACAACATTGAAATACAAGAATATAATCTGAAACATGGCGGTGTAAGAAATTGTAGAGAGTCTAAACTATGGAGCGAATTAACTTCTAATGGTACTGACCGCAGTGCTAAAGAGAATAGTACTGATGATAAAAGGGCATTTTCGAGTGgattttcatttaattttaaagagGAGTATGAGGACtaa